The DNA window TTGCATGTGGACTTATTCAGCTGAAGACTTGTCCGTACAGTTTGTTTTGTGGCTTCATGAAAGCTACAAGTTTTGTAAATGTTACATGTATGCGTAATTGTATAACCATAGACCGGTACAATATGTAGGTACTACTATGTTGTATGAAGTTGTTGTCTGGAATGTTGTAAAGGACTATAATTTGTATTTATGGTTAGAACCTAATGAGGCATGCAAGAACTGGTATGTAAACTTGACCAATACTCCAATTTTGATTGGGTCAATGTGTGTAATGTATAAAACTTGTGGTGTTCAATtaagtgcctgtttagtttccTTTCATTTTGCAatttttttcaagattctccgtcacatcgaatctttggacgcatgcatgaagcattaaatataaataaaaaataaaactaattacacagtttagacgaaattcacgagacgaatcttttaagcctaattagactatgattggacactaattgccaaataacaacgaaagtactacagtaccatttcgccaaaaatttcgtCAAACTAAACTAGGCCTAACTTGTTTGTCAACGGTTGGTTACAAGTGGCAATGGCATGCCTACTGTACATGCGCTGCCTGGCCGGCTCAAGCTTGCTGCCTGGCTACTTTAGCAGTAGGCTCCAATCAGCAGAAGTGAGCCATATGTAGCTTGGAGAGGGCTACAAGTTTTGTATATTCGATTTGACTTATGCCTAATTGAACAGTTATGTATGAAGTAGAGGACCGTGGAGTTGTTACAAAATTTGTTAGTTAATTTAGTTTGCATGAACTATGATGAATGTTTGTAAGGCCATGTGATAGTTGACACCTTGTTCGTTTATTGGTTTCAGTCAGGCTTATTtaatcagccaacagtgttttcctcttatAAAAAACCAGCACCAATTAGTCCAAACCAGTCCCAGCATCAACCAGCAAACACGCTGTGAACAGGGACGTAGCCAGCGGTcagcccccctacccatcctgagcacgtggagttttcctaagtcattccttaaaattttatgcatacatgtattaggtagaagagactaaggttaagagaagataaaaaaaacctctattcttttgttcagcctctcctaaatttttttctggcttcgtcactggcTGTGAATGTGTACAACTGTTGTTGTGGCGCCAGTTTGTACTACATTCATTGCATTTAGCGCcattttttaaatttgagttgGATACAAATCGGAGTGGCTGGAACGACCGAAGGTGGCTGCTGCTTCGGCTGGTTTCCAGCTGCTTGGCCGGTGAGAACTGTAGCAGCATCAGTCTAGCCGCCTGAAAAATGGACCACCGAACAGAGCCTAGTTTCAGGCTTCTTCCAGCTACTGCAGCTGTTCCAGATCACTGTAGCTAATAACTAGCTATTGAGTGCACGGGGGCACGCGGGCCCCTCGCGAGCAGCCCATCAGCATCAACAACAGTCAACAGACTAGTCCTCACTCCCTCTCCTCCCCCGCCGTCGTCTCCGGTACTTCTCTCGTCCCTCGGTCTCTCCTTCCCCGTCGCTCGTCTCCGGTTGGTTAGCTAGCCAGCCAGCCTCCGTCTCCCGCTCCGGCGCTCTTCCTGCATCCCCGACGTTCCCCGCCTGCGGTGAGCGACTCCCGCCCCCGCCCAACTCACTGCGGATCTTTCTGTCGGCCGGCCGAAATCCCCCCCCGTCCTTTAGCGCCGCTCTCTTTTCCCCTGCTCTGTTCTGCATCTGAGCTGAGCCCTGCCTCTACTTCCCTTCCGCGCGGattgcttcttttttttttttgaaggtcGAGCGGATTACTTCTCTCTTTTTCTTCCGCCGCGGCCTGCGCCCGTCCGGTCAGACGTGGTTAGATTCTTCCGGGATAAGATTCTCCAGGCTCCACGGCCGCCTTTTCCTCCCCGGAGGCGGAGGATCATACGCGTACGCGTACACGCACGAGCATCAGCATAAAGCTCGCGTTTTCTTTCGTATCCGGGACCCCGAAATCCCGAACCTTTTTTTTCGGCGGGGAACAAAACAAAGGGGGGAGGGCGGGGCATTAGTTTCTGCGCCTCACATGCTCGATCGATCGATCAGGCGATTTCAATTTCTTTATTCTTCCGAGAAGTTCCTCGTCTTCATACAGTCGTGGCCTCGTGGGCGTGCTAGGTGGgtgggcggaggaggaggaggaggaggtggtggaggttcCTGGTAGCGCACGCCCGCCCGCCGGCCATGGAGAAGAGGAAGCGGGTCCTGGAGCTGCGGGACcggctggaccggacgctggcgatgCCCGACCTCGCGGAGGAGGCCTCGCTCAGGGCGCTGGTCAAGAAGCAGATCCTGGCGTCGTCCCTGTCCGGCTCCGATCAAGGTGCTTGCTTTGCTCTGCTCTGCTCACGTGGTTGATCTATTTCTGAGTGAACATGAGCTTATTAATGGCAGTGATGACTGTACCCTTTTATTTTTCTTACCAATCAATGATCCATTCGAGCTTTTTATGGTTTGGTCCGTAAATATCCATCCTAGTACTATTACTACTAGAGAAGGTGTTAAAAAGGGGTTGCTACCTGAAGGCTTTGATTGTGGTAGCATATTTGCTGGCCCTATATGTACATGGATGAATGCCTGCTCGCTGTTTCTTGACTAGTGCTTTTTGTGTGTCCTCTTTTAGGCGATATCGATCTCATCGCTGAGACGCGGGCCAGAGAAGTCTCCGAGTTTCTTGAAATGCTGAATACTTCAAGGGATGGGCGATCTTCAAAGGTTCGTGGGGTGCCACAGAAGGAGTGGAAGGTATGCCCCACCGTTTCCCATAATGCAACATTTCACTTCTGTTTGTATATCTTAGATGGTATGTTGCTTCAAAATTGTCTAGCCTGTTCCTCTCCAATTTTGGGGATTGATTAGTTCCTCTTTTAGGTTTCTAAGTAAATGCTTATGACTGACTGCAGTGATCTTTAACTACTTTTTGTTGGCAGGTGAAGCAAGATACAGACCAATTAAGAGTTATGTACCGTGAGGGTCCAGATGGGACCCCATTTCACACCCTGCTTGCTGAAGGCTTTGCTGATGGACCTATTGACGTTTGTAAGTAATTTTAACCGTCAGCCAGTCAGATACTACAGGTTCACATACTCGCAATAAAGCACACTTTTTTtttcataggtacatgtgtgtcgTGGGAATCAGCTCTATACAAAAAATGGTGAGCACAATGTTTTCCTCAAGTTTTGTTAAAAATTTCACATTCTCAGAAAACTACACATGGTATTCTCTAATTATGTTCAACTTTATGTTGCAGAATTAATGTTTGTACATTAAAACATATAGTTTTTTTGTTAATTATGGCATTTAGGAAACAAACCATCTAAATGTTGCAGTTCCAGACATAGATTTATCATTTTTAGTACTCTCTAAGCACAAAGTGAACTCACAGGCTTAACCTTTTTCCCCTCACTGTAGCCACATGGTCCACACCACCATACGTCCATACCCACTTCTAGTTAGGACCTGAAGGTGTACTGGTACAGCATCTATTTATAGTATTCGATAAAGACAGCCTAAAGTTCTCTGTTGCCAATAATTATGGACTGAGGTGATCCCCCACTGATTAAATTTGGGAAAAAATTGAGGGGTCATGCTAGGGCTTATTAGCTATGCTATTGTTATGACAGTTCCAGTCTCCAACAATTTCCTTGTATGTTTAAGCATCTTGATTCCTTTTCTGATATTCAACATGCACCTGTGTCGTAATTAAGTATTTTGAGTCAACCTGggaaaaataacacaaaaatataGTCTTTCATGTACTGATGAGGTTTTTCTCCAGGTTTCCACAATACAACCTTCCAACTTTTAGAATTGATCAGTCAGGCTGCTTGAAAAAGGTCCGAATTGGTGAAGAGATTTGTATGGTCAGGTTGGTTGCAGACTATTTGCTTGTTACAGTTTTACTTATACTTAGGAACTAAGCCTAGCTTAGTTGGTGGAGGGCATAGATGTTTTCCCAGACCACCTAAGTTCAAGTCATTGAGGCAAATTTGGGTGCCCATTTCTTCTTCTTAATTCTTAATGAAAAGCCACCAAATTCCTCCTCGGTTGGTCAAGTCTTTTTAGAGTTTCACTTATACTTCAATTTATGGTGGTTGTAGCTAATATGTTTATTCGCTATTTGGAAGAAAGGGTGAAGGTTCCATGGCCAGTTTCAGAGAGAGAGGCTCTTCTACACTATTTTGAATTGGAATATCTTAAAGAAGATGTCGTCATTGTGATAATGAAAACTGTGCGTACTTTTTCTTCTGCATTTTTAAATTCTTTTCTGGGAAACTCTCCCTACAACCTTGATGAATTGTTGCTATATACCCTAGTTTATTGAGTGCTTATTGACTTGTTTGCAGTTATCAGACTTGGATGGCATAGATGTACGAACTCATGGATTTAGTAGGGATGGAATTCCTGAAGCTGGTGACACGGTTCGAATAGATGTGTTTGGAGGCTTTGTATTGCAAAGGATTACAAAAGAAAGAAGCTTTTTCAGGTGAAGCATATTATAGACCACTCCCTTGGCTATGGAAGGAACCAtgcatctttagcttgagtatAATTTTACTAGCTTAAGTGAAGTAATAGTAATCAAATGCAATtattttgtttatcaatttgttttTATAAGCCATCTAATTTCACCTTACTGCTTGAACACTATTCACTAAAATTTTCTTTTAGGAATATACTGGTAATGCATTTTTTAAGTATTTCTTTTTTCATTCTATCATTATTCATTTCTCAGCTTTAAAAATATACTGTGTTCATTTTTCTTTAATTAAATCCTTTATCAGGGCAATAGCTAATATGGATATTAAGCTAGATTTTGTTCCACCATGGTTGATCAACTTCATATCAAGGCAACTAATTGGCAGCGGGCATAAGCTGTATCAGAAGGTTAGTGGCTGGTAATATTTTGCACATTTCATGCTATGTTCTCTACATAGATTCCCCTGGACCACAGTGTGTGGTGGGGTGGTAAATCAGGGCATAGGGAAATATTGCATGCTAATTGATGAGCATGATGGCATGAGATTCTAAATAAACACTAATAACCTGCTGAAGCACTTCTATTGGAATGTCATGCAGGCAGTCAGTACTGTGGCCACTCATGATGATGACTACAGGAAAGCTTTGAGAGGCCCACTCTATGTCAGGATCCGTGAATACCAGGATTCTGATGACAAGGCAAAGGTGACCGCAGCAGAGGAAAATGCTACTGAGGTGCCCCCTGCTAATGCCACTATACAAAATCATTTGTCACTAACAAATACCATATCGAATAGTGAGATTGTTGAGGAGGAGACTGAACAGAACACATCCATCAATGTGGATAATTTTCCTACTAGCCATCCCTATGAACCAGCTGAGCAAGCACAACAGGTCGAAAATAAACCTTATATCAGTCCTGAGGTAGAGCGTGCATTGTGCATATTGGACACTGCTATTGCAGTTCTCAAAGGCGATAAGGCTGGAAATGTTACCACGCTACAAAATTTGCTCAGTTATGATGCAACTTTGGAAGAGAGTACTGCTGGTTTGAGAACTTCACAAACAAACATTCTTAATGTAGACAATCTTCTGAACGGCCATCCTATTACCACAGTGCCACAAGACTCCAGGTCAGCATGAAAGATTATTGATTTCTTTTGTGGTACATTTACATTTCAGTTAGTGGACCATTTGTGATCCAACCTATGTTGTCCTTGATGCAGAGATACCCGACAAGCACATTCATTGGCCAGTGAGAAAATTAGCAATAGTGCAGAAGACGCCATCGACAAAAATTCTCTGAAAAATTCGACAGCTTCTACCGTAACAAAGACTATGTCAATGACATTGCGAAGTGCAATAAGGGTGCATGGTGAAGAGAGCCTAGACACTAATGGCTTCCATCAGAATGGTTCCGGCAACAACAAAGAGTCAAAACCAGCAAGGAAGACCAAGAGATGGCTCTGCTGCTTAACCCCTACCACCATTGGATGATGGGACCCATCATAAGACTTCTGTTAGAGTATGgcaggggcctattgggcctgggctGGATGTATAGCCtattagtgttagggttaattagagataagggttcgcttgcttaggagtcaagtaaacctctctatataaccCTTAAGCaacccttatctctaattaaccctaacactaatgggCTATACATCCAGCCCAGACCCAATAGGCCCCTGCCATACTCTAACATCTTCATTCAAAGCTAAGTTGCTGATTTTTGAGTGTACAATAGCAGATAGTAAATTATAGAAATTTAGCGCTTCATCGGTTACACGATGTGGGTTCAGATGACAAGTCAGGAGGCTGCTTCTTGCTGTCGTAGCTCGTAGATAATATCTTGATAAATGTGAAGTTGTATTGTTGTAAACAATATGTAATTCTTTTCATGAGGGCCCTGATTTGGGTTCCGGGTATGTAAGTACAGATACTACTATCGACACGCAGGGTAAGATTAGTTCCTTCCAGTTAGAGAAGGAATTGCAGTGACATTCAGTGAACTCTCGGAGATGTGCATCATAATTTTGCAGCCAACATTGTGAGTTTGTGGCATTTGTTGTCGGCAGTAGTCTCTATGGTGATTCGAAAAAAAAAGGTCTCTACAGTACCAAGCCAATGTGTTTGGATGTTGATGTCAGGCAAATTAAGTAAACCTGCAGTTTTTTTAGTAGTAACTAAGACAAAGTTGGCTAGAAAGGCTACTTCAAATGTTTGGTTTGGTAGGTACTGCAATTTTCCAAACAAGTTCATATATGCTACTTTCATATACTCAATACTAATAGCACAATTTGGGTCAAAACTTTTTATTCCTGTTCTAATACCGAAATGGTCATTTTAAGTACTTATACCAGAATGATCTTTAAAATGCAAAATTGACCATCAGTGTACCCTGCAACATAATTTTATTAAAATGAAACTGTGTTTTTAAAACATTTCATCTTGCTAACCTACAAAATTCACGATCCACATAGTTAGTCAAAGCTGGTTAAATTTTAACCGCACCGCACTTATATATTTTCTTCATATAGATAATACATGGGTTAGATAGACATTGAAGGGTCAAAAAGAAACTCTCCATTGCGAGTGTTGCAAGCGCGGCGGTGGCTCGGCCGCGAGGATAGCCCGCCGCCGGCGGGGACTCCGTTCAGCCGCCTCGGAGTGGTTGATGGTGGGAGGTGGTCTCAACTCTGAAGCCATTGGGTCTTGTGGTTCCTGGCGAAGGTGAGGGGAGATGCCAGGAATGGTGAGCACATTACTCGATACGACGGTTTCCAAAAAATACTTTGTTCCCAGTGGAGACCACTGCTGTAAGAGGAAGGTCAATAATAGAGGCAAGTACTTAGCTATAAGTCAAGTTATAAGAGCCAAGTTGTATAATAGGGGTCTTCTATTTGTCTTTAAAAAGTCTTCTCTTTCCTATTCTTTCCCACAACACTTGCTATTTGGACCCACTAATGCATATGCTTCCAGTGTCCAGTTTGGtgcttgcatgagagccaagCTCTCATCTCTCTTATCTCCTCCACGTCAGCATTAGCTTCGCTATAAGCCCATTATTGTACTTACTCTAAGGTGTTCTCTGTGCCTGAATACTTTGTGTAGAATTTGTGGCAGCAACCTTGAAGGGTTGTTTGACGATTCCATCTAACCACGAGGTCTCGAAAGTAAGAGGCTAAAAATTAGCCCATCTTATGAAAATGGAATTAACATGGGTTAATTATGGGCTAATGGACTCCAAACCACCAATTAACCACTATTAGCTCTTATTAGCCTAGAATTAGCACGTAGTTAGCCTTTCTATTTGGTATTAAAAATATGGGCTAATTGTTAGCCCCTTGGACCCAAACATGCCCTAACACTAATGCAGAATCACATCCAGACTGACTGATTCTAGTTTTGTGGTACGATAGTTTTCAGATCTAAATGTGccctaggggggggggggggggggaggggcgcTTAACAATGAGCCCTTGTTTTTAGATACCAATTAGAAAGGCTAAATGTGGGCTAATTTTGGGATAATAAATTAGTGGCTAGAGTCCATTagctcttagagcatctccaagagtgccCCATATCCCTTCCCCATCCTTGGAATTTGGGGAAAAAGAGAAAAACTAGTCTCCAAGAGTTTTCCATATCTCAGCCCCATCTTTGCGCACTTCGCAAAATTACTGTGACCGCGCATAAAAATACGCGCTGCTCCGTCGCGCGCATATCCTCGTTCCCGCTCCTTCTCGTGCTTCCCGCGATAAATTCCAGCGTCGTCTCCTTGGCGCCATAGCACAGGCTCCATCGATCTACTGCTACGTTCGTCGAGGGCAGAGGAtcttcgccgccgccgaccaagAGGTAAACTCCATCGATCTACTTCTCCATTCAGGTGTTTTGCCGTTCATAGGGTTATCCATGCTGCCGCTGCCGTGATTGGCCGCCACCTGGGATTGGCCGCCTGGGTCTTATCGTGGAGGCCGGCGGAGGCGTAGACGGCCTGGCCTTCGCAGGAGAGCAGCACCCAGCGATCCGATCAGAGTCGAGTACTCCAGACCGGGGCTTTTCCATCTGGCCTGTGCCCGCGATTCGATCAGAGCGGCGGACAATCGGGTTCGCAGGCGCCCTGGCTGCGTCCGCCTTGCCGTGGCTGCCTGCCGCCTCAGCCTGCCATGGCTAGCAGCTGCCTGCTATTTTTTATGGAACTGCTATTTATTTTTTGATGAAACTGCTATTATATTCTTGCCTGAATGTATATGCTACTGTGCTGGCGTGTATGCTGACAGGGAGAGAGGAGGCTGCATGGCACTGTG is part of the Miscanthus floridulus cultivar M001 chromosome 9, ASM1932011v1, whole genome shotgun sequence genome and encodes:
- the LOC136484000 gene encoding uncharacterized protein, with product MEKRKRVLELRDRLDRTLAMPDLAEEASLRALVKKQILASSLSGSDQGDIDLIAETRAREVSEFLEMLNTSRDGRSSKVRGVPQKEWKVKQDTDQLRVMYREGPDGTPFHTLLAEGFADGPIDVCTCVSWESALYKKWFPQYNLPTFRIDQSGCLKKVRIGEEICMVRVKVPWPVSEREALLHYFELEYLKEDVVIVIMKTLSDLDGIDVRTHGFSRDGIPEAGDTVRIDVFGGFVLQRITKERSFFRAIANMDIKLDFVPPWLINFISRQLIGSGHKLYQKAVSTVATHDDDYRKALRGPLYVRIREYQDSDDKAKVTAAEENATEVPPANATIQNHLSLTNTISNSEIVEEETEQNTSINVDNFPTSHPYEPAEQAQQVENKPYISPEVERALCILDTAIAVLKGDKAGNVTTLQNLLSYDATLEESTAGLRTSQTNILNVDNLLNGHPITTVPQDSRDTRQAHSLASEKISNSAEDAIDKNSLKNSTASTVTKTMSMTLRSAIRVHGEESLDTNGFHQNGSGNNKESKPARKTKRWLCCLTPTTIG